The genomic segment GTGTagggaccattatgacatcacaatgacattgcAATGACATCATGACGCTGCAACAACATCACAATGACATTGCAATGACATCATAAAGGATGGAGAACAAACaataatttcaagcttgaaattcaaaaccatcaaaaatgtttttttcccaaacaatttttccttttaaatgcaaTTGCATGAATTATAACTCTTGTTATTAGAGTcagaaaattgtaaaattctCAGGCAGTAACAATACAGACTGAATAATAGATCTGATATGTACATCCACCTAATGCatattattaataacaacaataataatataacaatactactactactaataataataataataatacaaccaataatcctaataataaaacaaataacaatCATTTAGAATACTtggaatatatataatgaatttccATAACATAGACTTGCCTGGTTATTATAAGGGTCTGAATAAGAGTGTTGTCAGATCACAACTGAGCTCATCTGTCACATGACAGCCTTATATAAAGTGCagggaccattatgacatcacagtgcATGATGAACAAACAGAATGGGAGCTAACCACATTCAGCTTAGTGTCTGAACACTGAGTGAATAATCAAACTATACACGACAAGCGTTATATCTTTAACTTCAGCCCACCCATAAACAACTCAtgtgctataataataatagcttgagTGGATAGAATTAATTTTTATAACGTAAACTTACCTGGTTATAAGTAGGTGTTTAGAAGGGTCTGAACAAGAGTGTTGTCAGATCACAACTGAGCTCACCTGTCACATGACAGCCTTATATATAGCACagggaccattatgacatcacaatgacactgCAAACGACATCATAATGACAttgcaatgacatcacaatgacattgcAATGACATCATAAAGTTGGATAACAAACAATAATTTCTAGCTTAAAattcaaaaccattaaaaaaaagaatcccaaatactttttccttttaaatgcaaTTGTGTAAATTAATAACTCTCATTATTAGAGtctgaaaattgtaaaattctcAGGCAGTAACAAAACCGACTGAATAATATGTCTGTTTGATATTTACAGCTACCTAAtccataatattaataacaacaataatataacaatactactactaataatacaaccaaaaatcctaataataataattataataaaacaaattataataatttataatactttgaatatatatataatgaatttccATAACATAAACTTGCCTGGTTATTATAAGGGTCTGAACAAGAGTGTTGTCAGATCACAACTGAGCTCACCTGTCATGTACATATTGATATTGAGGATTCTAACTTGGTGTAACAGGAGGAGTGAGAAAGACCCAGCAAAGAAAAACCGAATAAAGAAGTAGCTTGGGTTGTACTGGATGAAATTCCAAGATTAGCCCCATGTGATGTTGGCTCCTTATGGACTAATCCTCATTATAAACTTGTTTCCACAACCCTTGCAATTAAGAACAAATACCCCAATCAATAAACAGCAGTAAAGAAAATGACTATTCTTCAACTTGGTGGCCTGAAATATCCTGGACATTTTGCCCAACCCCACCTCATTCCTCTTCATTTTAAAAGGTTGCAGAAGTCACTATACAATGAAAATAGGACacgatgatttatttttttataaaaagtttattgagttagttaaaatgttaaaaataaaaaatattagtttCACGTTTTCTAGGAACATCTTAGTAGGCTTGGCAGTTTTTAAACTTCATTTTCAGGACTGAATTTAGGACAGCATTTGCAGTAGTAGCAGCAACACTTGATGAAAAAGATGATGAAAAATAATACTGTGCAGACTAGAAAACAGAAGCCAAGGACCTTGGCAGCAAAAAGGGTGTCTGCATCGGTGAGTTTGCGGCGCTTGGGTGGTTCTTTGCTCACAGTCAACTTGATAGATGATATTTGCTTTCCGTTAAGCCAGCAAGTGTACAGTCCTTTATCCGTGAATTGTGCAAATTTAATGTGTAGATTGTTCCCATGGTCAATGAAAAGGTTCATGTATTTGCTTGTTCCTATCAGGTATTCGCTGTGGTACAATCTCTCGTCATCTTTGTCCCAGGCTACTGCATCGTCTGGTTTTGATCCTGGACATGTAAACGTCACTTTTCCACCCAAAGTAGAAACATACTTCTGAGTGGGCAACTTGTGTGTTGGAAGAAAACCAAAGCGTTTCTTCAAATACGCTGACAGATTGTTTGCGGCATTCACAACTTTTCCCAGCATGCCTGGTTTGTTCTCGGCACAGGCGACTTCGCAACTCCTGAAAAATATCTCCGCTGGCCGATTGGCAATCAGTGGCTTGAATCTTTCAGGGACGGCGTCTGAACCACATGAAACGTCGTCGCCTTTGATTTGGAAACGTGGATTCATGTAGGGGCTCCTGGCAGTGCACAGGCCCAATTTCCTTTGCTCTCCTCTAACTCCACATCGATCGCATTTGGACCATTGTCCAAAACTGGTGTAGGCTTGAAATCCGTCTGTATTAATATCTGGAAGGGGTTGCTCATCCTTGTCACTGAATATCACTCGGGCATCAGTGGATCGCTGGATATCAAGTTCATAACCATAATAGAACTCGCCTGTCTTTGAGCCACAGATATAAATGCCAGAGTCATCAGGATGGGCGCCGACAATCGTGAGGTCTAAGTCGATGACATCAAACCTTGCATACAAATCGTTTTGGTCCTTATCTCTTGCACTATCCACTATCACTTTATCTTTGACGCTATCCTTAAACAATGTGATGTGCTTGCTGTTAAGATGCCTTTTGTAGTACCATATCACTGATGTGGTGCCATCAGGCTTACATCGGCAAGGAAGTTCAACATTCATATCCTGCAGAAATGCAATCTGCTCAAACATTAAGGTGGCAGGACAGTCCATCTTGGGTAAATCAATCTTTGCATCGCTTTCTAAAGCAATCATTTGGAATGTTATCCGTATcagaataatgataataaaaagtgtattcatttttttttttttggtgtagtttctgaaacagaaagaaaatacagcaattaGTCTAATGAACTGGGAATGACAAGAAAACCTACAATAGAGCATTTCCTCCAACTGCCTCTGAACCCCCAGTAATACAGTTAAATACAGTTCGATTTCCCGGTAATGTCCAGGCTATAAGATATTATCTGCTTCTATAACTCGCCTTCTTATTAAATATTACACATTTCTATATATTCAAAGACATTTTGTTGACCCATAGTGTCAATTTAATAGATACAATTAATTTCTATAACTTACCTTGTTAGAAAGGTCTATACAAGTGTGTTGTCAGAAAACAACTGAGCTTTGGCTTGCTAGCCTGATAAATATATAGTGTagggaccattatgacatcataatgacattGCAACTACATCACAATGACACTGCAacgacatcacaatgacattacAATGACATCATAAAGGATGGAGAACAAACaataatttcaagcttgaaattcgaaaccatcaaaaaaaaatttcccaaacactttttccttttaaatgaatactttgaatatataaaattaatttccaTAACATAAACTTGCCTGGTTATTAGAAGGGTCTGAATAAGAGTGTTGTCAGATCACAACTGAGCTCATCTGTCACATGACAGCGCagggaccattatgacatcacagtgcATGATGAACAAACAGAATGGGAGCTAACCACATTCAGCTTAGTGTCTGAACACTGAGTGAATAATCAAACTATACACAACAAACGTTATATCTTTAACTTCAGCCCACCCATAAACAACTCAtgtgctataataataatagcttgagTGGATAGAATTAATTTTTATAACGTAAATTTACCTGGTTATAAGTAGGTGTTTAGAAGGGTCTGAACAAGAGTGTTGTCAGATCACAACTGAGCTCCCCTGTCATGTGACAGCCTACACAGTGCACAGACcactatgacatcacaatgggcGGAAAACAAACAGAATATAAGATAACCGCATTCAACTTAGTGTCTGAACTCTGTGTGAATATCCAAACTATAGACAACAAAGATAATGGGGCCtattttataaacactgggcaaatttgcacctgggcagtatcccatcGCAACCAATCAATGACTAGCTTTtctcagtcagctgcaggttgaacaatgaaagcaatggttgctatgggttactgcccaggtgcaaatttgcgcagtgtttataaatgaaccccaatgtCTTTCATTTCAGCCCAAGACacactctataataataataatgatgataataaaggCCATAAAGagggaattttatttaaagttattgACTGGGTATTATGTAAAACACTGCAGCCCTATGCTGAGATATTGGGATAGCAGGAGCCTCCATGGGTTATTGTAACTTCTAGAACTCATCTAATAACCTAATATCTTACAGCAGAGGAAAACGATCCCTAAAACAGTCAAGCAGTATCATGTGCCCTCTGCTAAGTTCTAAAAGCCTTTGGACATCTGCAGCAAATAAGAGATTTTGAGCATTTTGCTTCTAGCCCAAGGCCTCCACAGCCCATTAGCATTGATGTCTGAAGATGACCCCGagtagatagatacatagacaaTATacaagtcacaatacaaggctaattagtaGTGATGGAAAAATCTAACCCATTTTGCTTGGCCATAATTAGCAAAACGGTTAAGATTcgacaaaatgcattgaaatcaatggggacatatatttttttttggatgtgcaacaaatttttgacgcgcaacaaatttttttcacccgTTAAGAGTCTATGGAAGTCGTAAGAATTGCGCTCATCGCTACTAATTAGTATTTAATTCAGATTTACATTACATAAAGGGCTGGATTTGATTGTGAGTTGCACCCCCACCTGGCGCACACACCCCCTTGCTGTGGACaactttaagggcaggggcacacaaagctactgggggagattagtggcccagcgacaaatcgtttcttcttcgggcgactcatctccccgaactgcctccccaccagttacaatcgaaatcaccggcgggatggcttCGTTTttcaagttgcctcacgaggaaacttcggacgacttcgacAAACGAagcacgagtgccatcccacagaCGATTTCGATTGTagtcggcggggaggcagttcggcccacattcatttttaggcttttgttctcctttcagATAAACGGCGTTTATAAAACGCAAGAGACTAGTGAACTCTAGTGGACTCATTGAGGAATTACAAGATTAACTTTACACTGTCGTTGAATTTTTGTACTGGTTTATCTCCTCCACTTTGTGGCCTTTGTTTCAATTACAGGTTAGGGGATTTCATTGTGATAGATGGGTGGTTATTTTACCCATGAGAAAGCGCCTAGTGAGGACTGAAATATTACATACACTAACAAAGAGAATTCGGTTTTTGCATTTCAACCCTATAAGATGTTTTGTCTCTACCACCGGTAGATACCCTTCTTCTTATCTATTGATTTAAAGCACTGCTGTctgttcgcctttaagttaacttttagttatagaatggccttagaattctaagcaacttttcagatggtcttcattatttattttttaaagttttgtacttatttgcctttttcttctgactctcttgagctttcaaatgggggtcactgacccaatttaaaagacaaatgttctgtaaggctacagctgtattgttattgttgctttttattactaatctttctatgcaggccccacctattcatattccagtctgttgtttaaatcaatgcatggttgctagggtaatttggatcctagcaaccagattgctgaaattacaaaccgtagagctgctgaataaaaagctaaataaatgaaaaaccacaaataataaaaaatgaaagccaatttcaaattgtgtcagaatatcactctctacagcatactaaaagttaattccaaggcgaacaacccctttattgatTTGCAACGAACCCTATATTTTGTTTAAgctgcccagaacacactgagcatgtgcagtgccattggCACGtgcaacaaaatccaagatggccaccCCCTATGCACAATGTTATAGGCCTGAATCTTTAATGTTCTGGTGATTCTATACCTTTAGGCTAATACAGTAAGTacggtatataaaatacagcattttttaggtttagttaagttctcctttatgcCTTGGTCCGAATTTTGTGATTTGCACTTTGTTCAATGTGCTGACTCTTTTATAATAAGGCCAACTGCCTCCAGGGTGTTATATTTCCCTCTTCCCCTCTCAGTCTCATAATAACGTAGATACATGATTGGTGCGCGAAAAAGGATCAGGCCTCCAACCCTTCTTCTGCGCTACTCTCAGCCAAGGTACAGGGCAAAGGGGCAACTAATGGGGAGGATTCAATGCAGTTTTGGAGGCGGAATTTAAAccaaaggggttcttcacctttaaacttttatttttttaataattaatttttttttagttgtttagttttgtattcagcagctctccaatttgcatttttaccagtctggttgctaaagtcgacattaccctagcaaccatgcattgatttgaagtatgaataggcgaggcctgcaaaataagtaatataaagtagcaataacaataaatttgtagccttagagagcatttgtttttggggtcagtaacccccttttgaaagctggaaatagtcggaaacagaaggcaaataactcaaaaactataaaaaaaaaatgaagaccaatcgaaaagttgcgtagaatgaGCCatgctataatatactaaaagttaacataaatcTGAATTCGCCGCACTTCTCCATGCGAAGTTTTGCCAGAGCgccactaatttactaaaatccgaagttgcgctcggggaggcgaaaggtagcgaagttgcgctagtgctaattagtcaagcaaagcgaagttacgctagtgatgcctaatttgccatacggcgccaagttaaagtacaatggacgtatatgtagcagcaaatacattacactacacaagcctgggaaagctttataaaataaaataaagttgttattttgccctatacatgtgcccactgtatagtttaggtgccatatgttaggaaatgtaggggggaaggagggtacccccaaaaaaaattacaatctttttcagcctatcacccttaaaaagtaaaagacgccagcgttttttgggacttggaaaaaaatgtaaactttttttgaagcaagccctatctactgtattgcacttcgcctggtctgatgtggcgaaggcaagtctggtgcaagaggtaacgttcagtaaaatgttcaagttagtgaattagcgtagcaacttcgcctggcgtaagggtgcgaagtgtCGCCAGactaggtccacttcgctagcgaatttacgccagcacccgttagtaaatcagcgaagtaacgaaatgacgtcatgctggcgaatttgcgctggtGAATTTTGCCCCTTAATTCCTTGCAGAAAGGTAACATgattaaagggttaaaagaaatgtttctacACCGCAGCACTTCATCGGGAGAGAGTCGCTGTAAACAATGTAATCGGGAACCTCAGAGAGTAACAAAGATTATTTGTGTTTCTATTGTTTGGTCTGTAGCAGATGTAACACACTGTTTGGATTCTCCTGGGAGTGGGTGAAATTAGGAGGGAGTCTCAGCTGCTCCCTAGTTTGCTCCGCCATCAAAGCACCTCCAgtatttttgtttgtgtgttgTATTTGGCAGAAATGGGAGGGAGTGAATAGGAGAGGTGCAGTCTCGTGTATTGCACCCACTGTCCCCGAGGCGCCTCCTCGCCCCTGGAGAAAGGGCAAGacttttactctctctctctctgtgtctatTCGGAGTCTCATTCCATCCCCATCTCGCTGTGTTTGTcaaatatattctgtttatttttcttttcattcttgcTGTTTTTAATACAAATCATGATGGTTTCTGCTAAacagggataaacaaatactactttcgatagcaattacatttacttgCAACCTTTAATGAACGTCTTTTGGAAAGtgcttaaaataatattttccttttattgtgcaagagcagtttttgggtggagtttccctttaagtggtGGCATTACTTGCCTATTAGAGGGTCTAATTTGACATAGTTATGTCTATTTGGTTCTAgtctagtagttaggcaggtaaTGTAATAGACTTAAATGTTTAAACTTGATggccgtgtgtcttttttcaaccttacttactatgttagtCGTGTCAGAACTGAATACACGACATGGCAGTTGTTTTTCCAGTCTAGAAGTTGAGATTGGGGGGTCAATTATTAAGTGTGAGACAAAGGTGCAAGACAAGGGTTCAGTCCATCTTGTTTTTCAAACTTTGAACACAGCTCTGCCCTGCATTGTATTTATGAGGGGCAGACTGAGGGAAGCATATAGatgcccctagggttgccacctggccagtattttaccggcctggtgggTAAAAATgccagttgatcccaatgttattgaacCCATCTATTGACTTGAACGTCATTCAGAATGGTTTTGACACAAGCCACTATGGAGTCCTATACCCAGATCTAGGTGCAGATTGCTGTCTGGCCCAGAACACCTTTTTAATGAGACATGCATTTGCACCCGTAATGCTTTTCAGGACAGGTCGGAACTCGGGATAGGAAGAGGCGCATGCCCAAGGTTCAATGGTGGGAATGTACCTCTTCTGCATGTGTTCCCCTAGTTTTGACCATCTGTAAGTCCAGGGGATTCAATGGGTGAGTTGCCCGTGCCTGCGGTGGTCATCCAAGTCCAGCCAAGGAAACAAGTGGTCATGAGAGTGGAGTTTGAGGGGAGGGCTTGCCTTGAGCGCCCACAAACTTGATGACCTGATGACTTGAACATGTCCATGGTTAAAGCCCCTGATTCTATTGAGTAAGGAGAATTATATCTTGAGAGTAAACACCAACAGGGACTATAACTTTTTCTACATACTTTTCCACATTGTTACACAATTACATTTAGCACAACTATATTCCGACAACAATCCCCTATCAGATAACCATTCCGTTTTGGATGTATGTGAAATTGACCCAGCAACGCCCAGTTATATGCTTGTTCTGTAAATACAAGTTCTGCAACCCACGGCCCTTCATCCTCTTTTCCaatcaaagttttctttaaaatgggGTCCCCACCTTGTCTAACTCCAGCGAATTACTATAGTTGAACTGTTCTTAATGGAGGTAAATGAGAAAGGAATCCAGAGTTTAGAAGAAAGGATATGGCTCTCTGaggattacatacaaatataaatccCTAATAATGAAATGCAGGACAGGGCATGGAAGTGATAAGACAACATGTTAGGAGGCAATTAATGAACCCACAGGACAGATGACTTATTACACAAATGTCAATTCTAATTTTTATCTAATAATTCAGCCTTGGGTCAAGCTAATCATTTTGACTACACATGGAAAGATCAGCATGTCCTGAAGTGGATGGCCTCAAATATTTACCCACCAAGGGCCATTAGATGATGGAAACTTCACTGCAACCAGCTAGCAAACTGCAGTACTAGTAGGTCAGTTCCACAGGTGGCAACAGTTCTTGCCACCCATGTTGCTATTTGCTTCATCAGCTTGAGAACTGCTTGGATCTTCAACACAGGGCTCTCAGATACTGCCACTAGCGTAACATACCTCAATTGGGCTTcccacaaaaataattttcagggtctccaccaggtccggactgagaattaaaataggccctggcatttcaggtacacagaggcccaatcagcccacatagaggcccaaacagccctcaccagcccactaaacactgactttctatgggaccttatagcagcccctctagcatttgccagaacccacagattgccagtccgggcctggtctccACCACCTATGAAGACCTGCACCCTAAGTTATAACTGTCCACCCACCCCTATGTTCATGGACATGTGCTAGCTACTTTTTAGTACAAGAAGAGGAGCAAGGCAAGCAGGTACCATGTAGAACCATACAGGAATCCTAGTGGTCGAGGCTTTGTTTTGCCCCAACCCCCCTGCAATGGCAGTGTCTGTTGCATGGTAGTTATGCTACTGGCTGCTGCCAAATAACATTGGATCCCACAATCAAAAATGGTATGTTGCTGCCATATTTTCAAtgaatatttgcataaaaataaagcTCTATGATAGCTTAACATTCCTTGAATGAACATTATCACACAGAACATAAACCATTGGCAAGGCTGCTGTGCCATTTCTCTGGTGTCTGTCCCCAAAGGAGGTGATAAAAGAGCAGATAAAAGGCAAGGGCACTTAAGAAAAAGGAagctgtgttggggtggggaggTGGTGAGATCTGACCATTATCAGAGGGAAAAGCTTCCTTCCTGCAGGGGGATAACAGAAATTCCAGATACAGAATATATGTGTGCAAAACGGATGATCGCCGTAGTGGTTTTCAGGATGGTTAGGTCCAACAGTTCCAccatccaggtggcaaccctaattgcaccTCAATATACCCAGCTCCAGTATCAAACTAGATAGGACACACACAAGACACAAACAGTGGGAGATAAATGTTGCCAAAACCTTAATATCTATAATGGTGAGGCAACatacagaagggaaaaaaacagcaactaCAACACAGGGGTTGTGCATTTCAACTGCATCAGACCCATCATCGGTCCATGCCTACAAATACACTGCCATGGTGGTGGTGGGGATTCTGCAAAATTTAACTAAGTGGAATTATCATTCCCACCAAAGGATCATCTCAGGCAAACGCTGTCCTTTCAGCCCTTATTTAATCACTATAATAATTTGTCCATAGTAAATATAAATCAGTGTCTCTCTATTGAGGATCCTGACATTTTTGCCCAACTTGAACTCAATCACGTGGGAGTGCCTCCACTGTGCCTCTTCTTAGGTTTCTGCTGGGATAAGATCCCTGATTAAATGATGAAAGAGACACAGAAGGCTGAGCTCTGTCGTACGGAGATAACAAGCCCCACAGAGAGTTGTGGGCAGACGTTGGGTGTGTAGTGACAATTCCGTGAGAGGTTTGGCAGAAGGTGAAGTCTATTCCCTCTAGTTTCTCAGCCTCTCTCTGTTCAGAAAGAACACAGCAATGAGCTACACAACTACCCTCAGAATCCAGCTGGATAAACCCCTCCTCAGGGAGACAAACAGGGGAGATCCTTGCAGGACTGAGAATGGAATGGGGAGACCTTACTGTATAGGTAGGTACTGAACCAAAGCTCCAACTGTAATGAATTACCTTGATTTATAAACGAGCATCATTTTGTGTACAGTAGTTAATAGCACAGACCTACAGCTCTAGAACAAAGACAGGGGTAAGCTTACTCATTAATAACTATACAGGAACACAAACATCTGTATTGGCAGGCATAGAACTTTTTCTGTACACTTATATTGCAACAGTTATAATGTTtccatattataatatataaggatattagaaaccaCTAcggagtacaggtataggatctgttattcagaatgctggggttatccggataa from the Xenopus laevis strain J_2021 chromosome 9_10L, Xenopus_laevis_v10.1, whole genome shotgun sequence genome contains:
- the LOC121398294 gene encoding Ig-like V-type domain-containing protein FAM187A; this encodes MNTLFIIIILIRITFQMIALESDAKIDLPKMDCPATLMFEQIAFLQDMNVELPCRCKPDGTTSVIWYYKRHLNSKHITLFKDSVKDKVIVDSARDKDQNDLYARFDVIDLDLTIVGAHPDDSGIYICGSKTGEFYYGYELDIQRSTDARVIFSDKDEQPLPDINTDGFQAYTSFGQWSKCDRCGVRGEQRKLGLCTARSPYMNPRFQIKGDDVSCGSDAVPERFKPLIANRPAEIFFRSCEVACAENKPGMLGKVVNAANNLSAYLKKRFGFLPTHKLPTQKYVSTLGGKVTFTCPGSKPDDAVAWDKDDERLYHSEYLIGTSKYMNLFIDHGNNLHIKFAQFTDKGLYTCWLNGKQISSIKLTVSKEPPKRRKLTDADTLFAAKVLGFCFLVCTVLFFIIFFIKCCCYYCKCCPKFSPENEV